In one Acidimicrobiales bacterium genomic region, the following are encoded:
- a CDS encoding tyrosine-type recombinase/integrase, with protein MPVTGAESWTVMGDAGPVDAAERYLAHLSAIERSPNTVRAYAQGLRWWFEFLERKRVAWDGAGIEDVSRFVAWLRAPADNVIVLDVSASRRSEATVNRHLAAVFGFYDFHARSGVDLAASLVAWRRVSRGSYKPFLHHVTKGRLIATRPVKLRVPRRLPHTLSVEQVALVLGACDRLRDRLLFALLAETGMRVGQALGLRHEDFVGRQRRVVIVPRHDNANGARAKCVEATSVPVSAPLVRLYSDYMHTEYGDLDSDYVFVNLWSAPLGRPLRYQAVIKQVARMRVRSGVAFSPHALRHTRATELIRAGVPIEVVSKLLTHRSVTTTSNAYVHLDVEDLRAELVRAGAWEPASS; from the coding sequence ATGCCCGTGACCGGTGCCGAGTCGTGGACGGTGATGGGCGACGCCGGGCCGGTGGATGCGGCCGAGCGCTATCTCGCGCACCTCTCGGCGATCGAGCGCTCGCCCAACACGGTTCGGGCCTACGCCCAGGGACTGCGTTGGTGGTTCGAGTTCCTCGAGCGCAAGCGGGTGGCGTGGGACGGGGCGGGCATCGAGGACGTGTCCCGGTTCGTGGCCTGGCTGCGTGCCCCCGCCGACAACGTGATCGTCCTCGACGTCTCGGCATCCCGGCGCAGCGAGGCGACGGTGAACCGCCATCTCGCCGCCGTGTTCGGCTTCTACGACTTCCACGCCCGCTCCGGCGTCGATCTGGCGGCCAGCCTGGTGGCGTGGCGGCGGGTGTCCCGAGGCTCCTACAAGCCGTTCCTGCACCACGTGACCAAGGGCCGGCTCATCGCCACCCGGCCGGTGAAGCTGCGGGTCCCACGTCGGCTTCCCCACACGCTCAGCGTCGAGCAGGTCGCCTTGGTCCTCGGCGCCTGCGACCGCCTCCGGGACCGCCTGTTGTTCGCGCTCTTGGCCGAGACCGGGATGCGCGTCGGACAGGCCCTGGGCTTACGTCACGAGGACTTCGTCGGTCGCCAGCGGCGAGTGGTCATCGTCCCCCGCCACGACAACGCCAACGGCGCCCGGGCCAAGTGCGTCGAGGCGACCAGCGTGCCCGTCTCGGCCCCGCTGGTGCGCCTCTACAGCGACTACATGCACACCGAGTACGGCGACCTCGACAGCGACTACGTCTTCGTCAACCTGTGGTCGGCGCCGCTCGGCCGCCCGCTTCGCTACCAGGCCGTCATCAAGCAGGTCGCCCGGATGCGCGTCCGCAGTGGCGTGGCGTTCAGCCCCCACGCCCTGCGCCACACCCGGGCCACCGAGCTCATCCGCGCCGGTGTTCCCATCGAGGTCGTCTCCAAGCTGCTCACCCACCGCTCGGTCACCACCACCTCCAACGCGTACGTGCACCTCGACGTGGAGGACCTGCGGGCCGAGCTGGTCCGGGCCGGGGCGTGGGAACCGGCGTCGTCGTGA